One window from the genome of Desulforamulus ruminis DSM 2154 encodes:
- the dnaA gene encoding chromosomal replication initiator protein DnaA produces the protein MSNEIQARWEQVLLRLEKQVNKHSFDTWLAKCKPVAFYDNTIIIEVPDHFSKSWLADRYAPIIKQAYEAIMHEEVSLQFIIAGQEVDQPSKPKEKSPEDTYVNILNPRYTFDTFVIGNSNRFAHAASLAVAESPAKAYNPLFIYGGVGLGKTHLMHAIGHYILENNFGQKVAYVTSEKFTNELINSIRDDQTVEFRNKYRSMDILLIDDIQFLEKKERTQEEFFHTFNTLYEANKQIIISSDRPPKEIATLEDRLRSRFEWGLITDIQSPDYETRVAILRKKAQLEGLQNFPDETIAFIADKIHSNIRELEGALIRVSAFSSLEKSEASPQLAAEVLKDVISPSKPKVITVPVIMQTVSEFYGLRVDDLKAKKRTRSVAFPRQVAMFLTRELTDLSLPKIGEEFGGRDHTTVLHACDKINGELENDPVLTETIKELRKRIRE, from the coding sequence ATGTCAAATGAAATTCAGGCCAGGTGGGAGCAGGTTTTGCTCCGTTTAGAAAAACAAGTCAATAAACATTCCTTTGATACCTGGTTGGCTAAATGTAAGCCAGTGGCCTTTTATGACAATACCATTATAATAGAAGTTCCCGATCATTTTTCTAAAAGCTGGCTGGCGGATCGGTATGCTCCTATTATAAAACAAGCCTATGAAGCCATCATGCACGAAGAAGTATCTCTTCAATTTATTATTGCCGGTCAAGAAGTGGATCAACCTTCCAAACCCAAAGAAAAATCCCCTGAAGATACCTATGTAAATATTCTTAACCCCCGTTATACCTTTGATACTTTCGTGATCGGCAATAGCAACCGTTTTGCCCATGCCGCTTCCCTAGCGGTGGCTGAATCACCCGCCAAGGCGTATAACCCGTTATTTATATACGGAGGCGTTGGTTTAGGAAAAACTCACCTTATGCATGCCATCGGCCATTATATATTAGAAAATAATTTTGGCCAAAAAGTAGCCTATGTTACCTCGGAAAAATTTACCAATGAACTAATTAATTCCATTCGTGACGACCAAACGGTAGAATTTCGCAATAAATATCGCAGCATGGATATTCTTTTAATTGATGATATTCAATTTTTGGAAAAGAAAGAGCGTACCCAGGAAGAATTTTTCCATACCTTTAATACCCTTTATGAGGCCAATAAGCAAATCATCATTTCCAGTGACCGTCCTCCTAAAGAAATTGCCACTTTAGAAGACCGGCTGCGTTCTCGCTTTGAATGGGGATTAATTACCGATATTCAATCTCCTGATTATGAGACCCGGGTAGCTATTTTACGGAAAAAAGCCCAACTGGAAGGTTTGCAAAATTTTCCCGATGAAACCATTGCTTTTATTGCGGATAAAATTCATTCTAACATTCGGGAGTTAGAAGGAGCCTTGATTCGGGTAAGTGCCTTCTCCTCCCTGGAAAAAAGTGAGGCCAGCCCTCAACTGGCAGCAGAGGTTTTAAAAGATGTCATTTCACCCAGTAAACCAAAAGTGATCACCGTTCCTGTTATTATGCAAACAGTCTCGGAATTTTATGGGTTAAGGGTAGATGATTTAAAAGCGAAAAAAAGAACCCGTTCGGTTGCCTTCCCCAGGCAGGTGGCCATGTTTTTAACCCGGGAATTAACGGACTTGTCTTTGCCTAAAATAGGAGAAGAATTTGGTGGGCGAGATCATACCACGGTCTTGCATGCCTGCGACAAAATTAACGGCGAATTAGAAAACGATCCGGTGTTGACGGAGACCATTAAAGAATTAAGAAAACGTATCCGTGAATAA
- the dnaN gene encoding DNA polymerase III subunit beta encodes MKIICTRQNLIQGVTTAQRGVSPKNPLPILSGILLSAKDNQLELKATDLEMGIQCTVPANIQEEGSIVLPAKYLVEIVRRLPDTPIQIETEQGINAVIRYGQSEITINGFESEEFPAFPAPQGNDTFSLPEEELKEILRQILFATSNDENRPVFTGVLMEMSEGDLRLIATDTHRLALREEKVADIAGEKNIIIPGKALNELSRVIGAPDRKVDISLGDNQIIFSMEDTRLVSRLIEGQFPNYRQVIPQGHKTRLRIKTKDLLESLERASLLARVGTQIVRLSLETDKMIIFANTEVGRIHEEVPIYLEGEAMQISFNAVYLIDALRAIGSDNIYLDLTGPLSPGVLRPVDGDQYLSLVLPVRTS; translated from the coding sequence ATGAAAATAATCTGTACCCGTCAGAACCTAATTCAAGGAGTAACCACCGCCCAGAGGGGGGTATCGCCTAAAAACCCTCTGCCTATTTTGTCTGGTATCTTACTTTCAGCCAAGGATAACCAGTTGGAACTGAAAGCCACCGATCTGGAGATGGGTATTCAGTGCACTGTTCCGGCTAACATCCAGGAAGAAGGATCCATTGTTCTGCCGGCCAAGTATCTGGTGGAAATTGTAAGAAGACTTCCGGACACGCCGATCCAAATTGAAACAGAACAGGGTATCAATGCCGTCATTCGTTACGGCCAATCGGAAATCACCATCAACGGTTTTGAGTCCGAAGAATTTCCTGCTTTTCCGGCGCCCCAGGGCAACGATACCTTTAGTCTGCCGGAGGAAGAATTGAAAGAGATTCTTCGCCAAATTCTTTTTGCTACCTCTAACGACGAAAACAGGCCTGTTTTTACAGGTGTGCTAATGGAAATGTCCGAGGGCGATTTGCGTCTTATCGCTACCGATACACACCGTCTGGCCTTGCGGGAAGAGAAGGTTGCCGATATTGCAGGAGAGAAAAACATTATCATTCCTGGCAAGGCATTAAATGAGCTTTCCCGGGTCATTGGCGCGCCAGACCGTAAGGTAGATATCTCTCTTGGTGATAATCAGATTATTTTCAGTATGGAAGATACCCGTTTGGTTTCCCGTCTGATTGAAGGCCAGTTTCCCAACTATCGTCAGGTAATACCTCAAGGGCATAAAACCCGCCTGCGCATAAAAACAAAAGATCTTTTGGAATCTCTGGAAAGAGCCTCCCTATTAGCCCGGGTGGGTACACAAATTGTTCGTCTATCACTGGAGACAGATAAAATGATTATCTTTGCCAATACGGAAGTGGGACGAATTCATGAGGAAGTTCCCATTTATCTTGAAGGAGAAGCCATGCAAATCTCTTTCAATGCCGTGTATTTGATTGATGCTCTTAGAGCCATTGGCAGCGACAATATTTATTTGGATTTAACAGGACCCTTAAGTCCGGGTGTTTTGCGTCCTGTTGACGGAGATCAATATTTATCCTTGGTCTTACCTGTCCGTACATCCTAA
- a CDS encoding RNA-binding S4 domain-containing protein, producing MQKIKVNTEEIRLDQFLKWANVSGSGGESKVLIQSGMVKVNGLLEMKRGRLLKSGYTVEVEGVGSFLVVM from the coding sequence ATGCAAAAAATAAAAGTAAATACAGAAGAAATCCGCCTGGACCAATTCCTAAAATGGGCCAATGTATCCGGGTCTGGGGGAGAAAGCAAAGTACTCATCCAATCCGGCATGGTAAAGGTAAATGGATTATTGGAAATGAAGAGGGGTAGGCTTCTAAAATCAGGGTATACCGTAGAAGTTGAGGGAGTCGGAAGTTTTTTAGTAGTGATGTGA
- the recF gene encoding DNA replication/repair protein RecF (All proteins in this family for which functions are known are DNA-binding proteins that assist the filamentation of RecA onto DNA for the initiation of recombination or recombinational repair.) yields MRVNRLDLSNFRNYQEVSFNPHPSINIITGSNAQGKTNLLESIYYTLRGRSFRAEKDRDVINWKSAKTAVNTQLETSSGKFFIQWSIETKGKKLWINGAESTRSELSPFGVVLFSPEDLYLVKGSPQERRHFLDYEVGFLNPGYHYTWKQYSRVVTQRNSLLKEIRTRRSSQEMLEVWDEQLYRYGARIIFLRLQILAKLIPIARKIHYGLTGNQEELQAKYLSSLVLEPGLAEDQIYDIFARSSKKLRNEEIQRCQTLLGPHRDDLSLSINGIEAKAFGSQGQQRTVTLSLKLSQLELWHYEFGIYPLLLLDDVLFELDGSRQMMLLERIRNKVQTFITTSFPGGMEEQIKDSGAIWQVTAGNLKLKEEY; encoded by the coding sequence TTGAGGGTAAACCGCTTAGATCTGAGTAATTTTCGTAATTACCAGGAGGTTTCTTTTAACCCCCATCCATCCATAAACATTATTACCGGGTCCAATGCTCAGGGTAAGACCAATTTACTGGAGTCTATTTATTATACTTTACGGGGCCGGTCTTTTCGGGCTGAAAAGGACCGGGATGTGATTAACTGGAAAAGTGCCAAGACTGCTGTAAACACGCAATTAGAAACTTCATCCGGAAAATTTTTTATTCAGTGGTCCATCGAGACCAAAGGAAAGAAGTTATGGATTAACGGAGCGGAAAGTACTCGCTCTGAGTTAAGTCCTTTTGGTGTTGTTTTATTTAGCCCGGAAGATTTATATCTGGTCAAAGGATCGCCTCAGGAAAGAAGACACTTTCTTGATTATGAAGTAGGTTTTTTAAATCCGGGGTATCATTATACCTGGAAGCAATATTCCAGAGTGGTAACACAAAGAAATTCACTGCTTAAAGAAATCAGGACCAGACGTTCATCTCAGGAAATGCTGGAGGTTTGGGATGAACAGTTATACCGCTACGGTGCTAGAATCATCTTTTTAAGGCTGCAGATACTGGCTAAATTAATTCCTATCGCCAGAAAAATACATTATGGATTGACTGGTAATCAAGAAGAATTACAGGCGAAATATTTATCTTCCCTGGTGTTGGAACCAGGGTTGGCAGAAGATCAGATCTATGACATTTTTGCACGTTCTTCTAAAAAATTAAGAAATGAAGAAATTCAGCGCTGCCAAACATTATTGGGTCCTCACAGAGACGATTTGTCTTTATCCATTAACGGCATTGAAGCAAAGGCCTTTGGTTCTCAGGGCCAACAAAGAACGGTTACTTTATCGTTAAAGCTATCTCAACTGGAATTATGGCATTATGAATTTGGTATTTACCCTTTGCTATTGCTGGATGACGTTTTGTTTGAGTTGGATGGCAGCAGACAAATGATGCTTTTGGAGAGGATCCGGAATAAGGTGCAAACTTTTATCACCACCAGTTTTCCCGGTGGTATGGAAGAGCAGATTAAAGATTCCGGCGCAATATGGCAGGTAACTGCAGGCAACCTCAAGTTAAAGGAGGAATATTAA
- the remB gene encoding extracellular matrix regulator RemB → MFLHLGGDIVVLKKDIIAILDTRTKASSITREFIDIAKDEGFIQPISQVDKEKSLVITSKEIFVSPISCTTLKKRSDNILETQEED, encoded by the coding sequence ATGTTTCTACACTTGGGCGGGGATATTGTTGTTCTTAAAAAAGACATTATCGCCATTCTGGATACCCGGACCAAGGCATCCTCAATTACCAGAGAATTTATTGATATCGCTAAGGATGAAGGTTTTATCCAACCCATCTCCCAGGTGGATAAAGAAAAATCACTGGTTATTACCTCAAAAGAGATTTTTGTTTCCCCTATCTCCTGCACCACTTTGAAAAAGAGATCGGATAACATCTTAGAAACCCAGGAAGAAGATTAA
- the gyrB gene encoding DNA topoisomerase (ATP-hydrolyzing) subunit B, which yields MDQQQQQLNEYSADQIQVLEGLEAVRRRPGMYIGSTSARGLHHLVYEVVDNSIDEALAGYCSRIEVIIHKDNSVTVEDDGRGIPVGIQSKVGKPAVEVVLTMLHAGGKFGGGGYKVSGGLHGVGVSVVNALSSELEVEIKLDGNLYYQKYSRGIPVTELKIIGKSKSTGTKITFKPDEEIFEELVFSLETISQRMRELAYLNKGIKIILRDERKETENEQVFQYEGGIQDFVKHLNRNKQVLHAKPIYLSGEKEYVSVEIAMQYNDSYSETMLSYANNIHTTEGGTHEVGFKTALTRIINDYGRTHNILKNNDPNLIGEDIREGATIVISVKVPEPQFEGQTKTKLGNSEVRGIVDSIFSEALSTYLEENPSVAKKIIEKGVTASRAREAARKARELTRRKSALETMSLPGKLADCSEKDPSLCELYLVEGDSAGGSAKQGRDRRFQAILPLRGKILNVEKARMDKILANEEIRAMITALGCGIGEDFDISKARYHKIVIMTDADVDGSHIRTLLMTFFYRHMRELIEAGYLYVAQPPLYRARKGKHDSYLYSDEELEQLLKRIGYDNVNIQRYKGLGEMNPEQLWETTMDPDTRTMLQVTLEDALEADATFSMLMGDRVEPRKDFIQENARYVRNLDI from the coding sequence ATGGACCAGCAGCAACAACAGCTTAATGAATATAGTGCGGACCAGATTCAGGTTTTAGAAGGTTTGGAAGCCGTCCGGCGCCGGCCGGGTATGTATATTGGCAGCACCAGTGCCAGGGGTCTGCACCATTTGGTTTATGAAGTGGTGGATAATAGTATTGACGAGGCACTGGCTGGTTATTGTAGTCGCATTGAAGTCATTATCCATAAAGATAATTCGGTTACGGTTGAAGATGATGGACGAGGTATCCCGGTAGGTATCCAAAGTAAAGTGGGTAAACCGGCGGTGGAAGTGGTTTTAACCATGCTTCATGCCGGCGGTAAATTTGGCGGCGGTGGTTACAAAGTTTCCGGTGGTTTGCACGGGGTGGGCGTTTCGGTGGTAAATGCTCTTTCCAGCGAACTGGAAGTAGAAATTAAGCTGGACGGAAATTTATACTACCAGAAATATTCCCGGGGCATTCCTGTAACAGAATTAAAAATCATTGGTAAAAGTAAAAGTACCGGCACAAAAATCACCTTTAAGCCGGATGAAGAGATTTTTGAAGAACTGGTGTTCAGTCTGGAAACCATTTCTCAGCGCATGAGAGAGTTGGCTTATTTAAATAAAGGGATTAAAATCATCCTGCGGGATGAACGAAAAGAAACCGAAAATGAACAAGTTTTTCAATACGAGGGTGGAATTCAGGATTTCGTAAAGCATCTTAACAGAAATAAACAGGTTCTGCATGCCAAACCCATTTATCTTAGCGGTGAAAAGGAATATGTCAGTGTAGAAATTGCTATGCAATATAATGATTCCTACAGTGAAACCATGTTATCCTATGCCAATAATATTCATACCACTGAAGGCGGAACCCATGAAGTAGGCTTTAAAACCGCTCTTACCCGGATCATCAATGATTATGGACGTACGCACAATATTCTTAAAAATAACGATCCCAATCTTATTGGGGAGGATATCCGTGAAGGAGCCACCATTGTTATTAGTGTTAAAGTCCCTGAGCCTCAATTTGAGGGACAAACTAAGACCAAGCTGGGTAACAGCGAAGTTAGAGGCATTGTCGATTCTATTTTTTCTGAAGCTTTATCGACCTATTTGGAAGAAAATCCTTCGGTAGCAAAAAAGATTATTGAAAAAGGGGTTACGGCATCCAGAGCCAGGGAAGCAGCTCGCAAGGCCAGAGAACTTACCCGCAGAAAGAGCGCTTTGGAAACCATGTCTTTACCGGGAAAATTAGCGGATTGCTCGGAAAAGGACCCCAGCCTTTGTGAATTATATCTGGTGGAGGGCGACTCGGCGGGAGGCTCGGCTAAACAAGGCAGAGACCGGCGTTTTCAGGCTATTTTGCCTTTAAGGGGTAAAATTCTTAATGTGGAAAAGGCTAGAATGGACAAAATCCTGGCCAATGAAGAAATCAGGGCCATGATTACGGCTTTAGGGTGCGGTATTGGGGAAGATTTTGATATTAGCAAGGCCCGTTACCATAAAATTGTGATTATGACCGATGCCGATGTGGATGGATCCCATATTCGTACCCTGCTGATGACCTTTTTCTACCGCCATATGAGAGAATTGATTGAGGCAGGATATCTATACGTGGCTCAGCCACCCCTTTACAGAGCGCGCAAGGGGAAGCACGACAGTTATTTATACAGCGATGAAGAACTGGAACAACTGCTAAAAAGAATTGGTTATGATAACGTAAACATTCAGCGTTATAAAGGCTTGGGTGAAATGAATCCGGAGCAGTTATGGGAGACCACCATGGATCCGGACACCCGGACCATGTTGCAGGTAACCCTGGAAGACGCCCTGGAGGCGGACGCTACGTTTTCCATGCTGATGGGGGACCGGGTAGAGCCAAGAAAAGACTTTATCCAGGAAAATGCCCGTTATGTAAGAAATCTGGATATATAA
- a CDS encoding methyltransferase, which produces MPNLKNLMAPQEMLVAGAALKTGIFDFLYEKPATLEELAQALSMDFRALWTVTEALIALGYLTKDQEQMTLTSEAKDLFYNTHSENYIGYSLIHTFNVTKSWTQLPETLKTGKPPERLRDQQDIKGFMAAMGKYAGQISHELVKICLADLPEKPRVLDLGGGPLNYARPMARAGAMVTVQDVPEVCAVMQKTLLPGENIVFVPGDFTEGVVKGPFDLAFLGNICHIYGEKENCTLFHRVHGSLGSGGRIAIFDLVRGASPRAELFAVNMLVNTQTGGTWTFEQYSRWLEQAGFGNVTMHQVQDRQIITAERN; this is translated from the coding sequence ATGCCAAATTTAAAAAACCTCATGGCTCCACAGGAAATGCTGGTGGCAGGAGCAGCTTTGAAAACGGGTATTTTTGATTTTTTATATGAGAAACCCGCAACACTGGAGGAATTGGCCCAAGCTCTTTCTATGGATTTTCGTGCTCTCTGGACCGTAACGGAGGCCTTAATAGCACTGGGATACTTAACAAAAGATCAGGAACAGATGACATTAACTTCCGAAGCAAAGGATTTATTTTATAACACCCACAGTGAAAACTATATTGGCTATTCCCTGATTCATACTTTCAATGTAACAAAATCCTGGACTCAGTTACCGGAAACGCTGAAAACCGGTAAACCGCCGGAACGTCTGCGTGATCAGCAGGATATTAAAGGATTTATGGCTGCCATGGGTAAATATGCCGGCCAAATATCCCATGAACTGGTTAAAATTTGCCTGGCCGACCTGCCTGAAAAACCCCGGGTATTGGATTTGGGCGGCGGCCCTCTAAATTATGCCAGACCGATGGCCCGAGCAGGTGCTATGGTTACGGTACAAGATGTTCCTGAAGTTTGTGCAGTAATGCAAAAGACTTTGCTGCCCGGAGAAAATATTGTTTTTGTTCCCGGTGATTTTACAGAAGGAGTGGTTAAAGGGCCCTTTGATTTGGCCTTTTTGGGAAATATCTGTCATATTTACGGCGAAAAAGAAAATTGTACTTTGTTTCATCGAGTGCACGGTTCCTTGGGCTCCGGAGGCCGCATCGCTATTTTTGATCTGGTCCGGGGAGCCAGTCCCAGAGCGGAATTATTTGCGGTAAATATGCTGGTAAACACGCAAACAGGGGGCACCTGGACCTTTGAACAGTATTCCCGTTGGCTGGAACAAGCCGGCTTCGGCAATGTAACTATGCATCAGGTACAGGATCGACAAATTATTACCGCGGAACGCAACTAA
- the gyrA gene encoding DNA gyrase subunit A, giving the protein MSSLTGKVIPLDINSEMKNSYLDYAMSVIVGRALPDVRDGLKPVHRRILYSVHELGLTPDKAYRKSAGIVGKVMQDYHPHGDAAIYDSMVRLAQDFASRYPLIQGHGNFGSVDGDPPAAMRYTEAKMAKLTLEMLADIDKETVDFAPNYDNRTKEPTILPSKIPNLLVNGSAGIAVGMATNIPPHNLGEVIDGILLMIDNADVTIDELMKVIKGPDFPTGAKIMGRDGIRNAYRTGRGSIKIRAQVEIESKNNGRQAIIVNEIPYQVNKARLIEKIAELVKDKKIEGISDLRDESDRRGMRIVIELKKDANPHVILNLLYKHTQMQDSFGVIMLALVDNQPRVLNLSQVLFYYLEHQKDVITRRTRFELKKAEARAHIVEGLRIALANLDEVIKTIRESKNTDEAKKGLVQKFNLTEIQAEAIVEMRLRSLTALEVEKLEKEYKDLLSRIDYLKSVLADEKKVLGIIKDELVEVKRKFADARRTVISNESAGDFDIEDLIDEESMAVTITNQGYIKRISADTYRNQKRGGKGITAMGTKQEDFVKHLFVASTHHYLLFFTNKGKVYRLKVHEVPEAGRTAKGTPLVNLLYISGDEYVTTVIPIKEFIDDTYLVMATRQGIIKKTPLTEYNTSRRDGIIAIHLEQEDELVAVELTSGQEEIILSTKNGMAIRFSEKDVRSMGRTARGVKGISLSPRDTVVNMDVVKAGSDLLVVTANGFGKRTSLEEYRSQTRGGKGIINIKTTSRNGLVVGVQVVEEDDEIMIITAEGVIIRIFASDVPHYGRNTQGVTLMRTAETDRIVAIARVVSDENTDEEEGE; this is encoded by the coding sequence ATGTCATCCCTTACCGGTAAGGTCATCCCCTTAGATATTAATAGCGAAATGAAGAACTCCTACCTGGATTATGCCATGAGTGTAATCGTAGGAAGGGCTTTGCCTGATGTAAGGGACGGTCTCAAACCCGTGCACAGGAGAATTTTATATTCAGTGCATGAATTGGGACTGACTCCTGATAAAGCATATCGTAAAAGTGCCGGTATTGTAGGTAAGGTTATGCAGGATTATCACCCCCATGGTGATGCTGCCATCTATGATTCCATGGTTCGCTTGGCCCAGGATTTTGCCAGCCGTTATCCCTTGATTCAAGGGCATGGCAATTTTGGTTCGGTAGACGGTGACCCGCCGGCAGCCATGCGTTATACCGAAGCCAAGATGGCTAAGCTTACGCTGGAAATGCTGGCTGACATTGATAAAGAAACGGTGGATTTCGCCCCCAACTATGATAACCGCACCAAGGAACCCACCATTTTGCCTTCTAAAATTCCTAATCTACTGGTAAACGGCTCTGCGGGTATTGCTGTGGGTATGGCCACCAACATTCCGCCCCATAACCTTGGCGAAGTGATTGATGGAATTCTACTGATGATTGATAACGCCGATGTTACCATAGACGAACTGATGAAGGTAATTAAAGGTCCTGATTTTCCTACCGGCGCCAAAATCATGGGCCGGGACGGAATTAGAAATGCTTATCGAACCGGGCGCGGCAGTATTAAGATTCGGGCCCAGGTTGAAATTGAAAGTAAAAATAACGGCCGACAGGCTATTATTGTCAATGAAATACCCTATCAGGTTAATAAGGCCAGACTAATTGAAAAGATTGCCGAATTAGTAAAAGACAAAAAAATTGAAGGTATTTCCGACCTGCGGGATGAATCGGACCGCAGGGGTATGCGCATTGTGATTGAATTAAAAAAAGACGCCAATCCTCATGTGATTTTGAATCTTCTTTATAAGCATACCCAAATGCAGGATTCCTTTGGGGTTATTATGCTGGCCCTGGTGGACAATCAACCCAGAGTATTGAATTTGTCCCAGGTATTGTTTTATTATCTGGAACATCAAAAGGACGTTATTACCCGGAGAACTCGCTTTGAATTAAAGAAAGCCGAAGCCCGGGCTCATATTGTGGAGGGTTTACGGATCGCCCTGGCCAACCTGGATGAAGTAATTAAAACTATCCGGGAGTCCAAAAATACCGATGAAGCTAAAAAAGGCTTGGTACAAAAATTTAACCTGACGGAAATTCAGGCAGAGGCCATTGTAGAAATGCGTCTGCGCAGCCTGACAGCCTTAGAGGTTGAAAAATTAGAAAAAGAATATAAGGATTTGTTGTCTAGAATCGATTATCTGAAATCTGTACTGGCTGATGAAAAGAAAGTTCTGGGTATTATTAAAGATGAGCTAGTGGAAGTAAAGAGAAAATTTGCTGATGCCCGGCGTACGGTAATCAGCAATGAGTCAGCCGGTGACTTTGATATTGAGGATTTAATTGATGAAGAATCTATGGCTGTCACCATCACCAATCAGGGTTACATTAAACGAATTTCTGCGGATACTTATCGCAACCAGAAGCGTGGAGGAAAAGGCATTACAGCCATGGGCACCAAACAGGAGGATTTTGTAAAACACCTCTTTGTTGCTTCAACCCACCATTATTTGTTATTCTTTACCAATAAGGGTAAGGTTTACCGGTTAAAAGTACATGAAGTTCCTGAAGCAGGCAGAACGGCTAAAGGAACTCCCTTGGTAAATCTGCTTTACATTAGCGGTGATGAATATGTGACAACGGTTATTCCCATCAAAGAATTTATCGATGACACCTATCTGGTGATGGCCACCAGGCAGGGGATTATTAAAAAGACACCGCTTACAGAATATAATACTTCCCGGCGGGACGGTATTATTGCCATTCATCTGGAGCAGGAAGATGAACTGGTGGCGGTGGAGCTTACCAGCGGTCAGGAAGAAATTATACTGAGCACTAAAAATGGTATGGCCATTCGCTTTTCAGAAAAAGATGTTCGGTCTATGGGTCGAACTGCCAGGGGAGTAAAAGGGATTTCCCTGTCTCCCAGAGATACGGTTGTGAATATGGATGTGGTTAAGGCCGGCTCCGACCTGCTGGTGGTTACCGCCAACGGTTTTGGTAAACGCACTTCTTTAGAGGAATACAGGTCGCAAACCAGAGGCGGCAAAGGGATTATTAATATTAAGACCACTTCGAGAAACGGCCTTGTTGTTGGAGTACAGGTGGTTGAAGAAGACGATGAGATTATGATTATTACGGCGGAAGGCGTGATTATCAGGATATTTGCCAGTGACGTCCCCCATTATGGACGGAATACCCAGGGGGTTACCTTGATGAGGACCGCGGAAACAGACCGTATTGTAGCCATTGCCCGGGTGGTAAGTGATGAAAATACGGATGAAGAAGAGGGAGAATAA
- a CDS encoding HD-GYP domain-containing protein, whose protein sequence is MDQFLTNYYRLMSALSLAMDFSSHGLMKHHMRVTLISLQLGRLFGLSQGQMDKLFSAAMLHDAGSSTWVEKDQIMPFQSKQTFEHCHRGYLLFKEHPLFHSIAEVILFHHDRWDGVGNASGLKERSIPIESRIIHLADRVEVMLKEDVYILQQSKFICQIINQHGGRMFDPRLVEAFNDLSHRECFWLDLKSEFITEILAHHCPVAHKELGLPEVTAIAETMASVIDFKSPFTHRHSRGVANVSFLLAQLIKLPDNECSAIKIAGLLHDLGKLSIPDTILNKNGPLTPIEFDIIKRHTYYTFHILKMVNGFEKINHYASCHHENLNGTGYPFKLDSSDLKLGAKIIAVADIFTALTEDRPYRSALEKEAVEQILRKRVKTGAIDPELTHLLLAHYSEAEQAGKDLSDKFFKNH, encoded by the coding sequence ATGGATCAATTTTTAACTAACTATTATCGATTAATGAGTGCTCTGAGTTTGGCTATGGATTTTAGTTCCCATGGACTGATGAAGCATCACATGAGAGTTACTTTAATTTCGTTACAATTAGGAAGGTTATTTGGTTTATCCCAGGGTCAGATGGACAAACTTTTTTCCGCAGCGATGCTGCATGATGCAGGTTCCAGCACATGGGTCGAAAAAGACCAGATCATGCCTTTTCAATCGAAACAGACCTTTGAACATTGCCATAGGGGTTATCTACTTTTTAAAGAGCACCCGTTGTTTCATTCCATCGCTGAAGTCATCTTATTTCATCACGACCGGTGGGATGGTGTGGGGAATGCTTCGGGCCTAAAAGAACGGAGTATTCCTATCGAAAGCCGGATTATTCATCTGGCGGACCGGGTTGAAGTAATGTTGAAGGAGGATGTCTATATCCTTCAGCAGTCCAAATTTATCTGTCAGATCATTAACCAACACGGTGGCAGGATGTTTGATCCTCGCTTAGTAGAGGCGTTTAACGATCTTTCCCATCGGGAGTGCTTTTGGTTGGATTTAAAATCTGAATTTATTACCGAGATTTTGGCTCACCATTGTCCGGTGGCCCATAAAGAGCTGGGGCTGCCGGAAGTCACAGCCATTGCCGAGACCATGGCCAGCGTGATTGACTTTAAGAGTCCCTTTACTCACCGTCATTCCAGAGGGGTGGCCAATGTTTCCTTTTTACTGGCGCAATTGATTAAACTGCCGGATAATGAATGCAGCGCCATTAAAATTGCGGGATTGCTTCATGACTTAGGCAAATTAAGTATTCCCGATACCATACTCAATAAAAATGGACCCCTTACGCCCATAGAATTTGATATTATTAAAAGGCACACTTACTATACCTTTCATATTTTAAAAATGGTGAATGGTTTTGAGAAGATCAACCATTATGCTTCCTGCCACCATGAAAATCTAAACGGAACCGGTTACCCTTTTAAATTGGACAGCTCGGACTTAAAGTTAGGGGCAAAAATCATTGCCGTGGCGGATATTTTTACGGCCTTAACGGAGGATCGGCCCTACCGCTCCGCCCTTGAGAAAGAAGCGGTGGAACAAATTTTAAGGAAGCGAGTAAAAACAGGAGCCATAGACCCGGAACTGACGCATTTGTTGTTAGCCCATTATAGCGAGGCGGAACAGGCGGGGAAAGACTTGAGTGATAAGTTTTTCAAAAATCATTGA